In Mycobacterium gallinarum, a single window of DNA contains:
- a CDS encoding crotonase/enoyl-CoA hydratase family protein, protein MTGVSDNSEQAVLVEQRDRILIITINRPQARNAVNADVSRGLAEAMDRLDGDAGLSVGVLTGAGGSFSAGMDLKAFARGENVVVEGRGMGFTEKPPAKPLIAAVEGYCLAGGCELALATDLIVASNDSAFGIPEVKRGLVAGGGGLLRLPQRIPPAVAMELALTGENLPATRAKELGLVNVLAEPGQALDAAIALAEKITANGPLAVAATKRIIVESRNWGSDEMWTNQMNILAPVFMSNDAKEGAIAFAEKRAPKWTGT, encoded by the coding sequence ATCACCGGCGTGAGTGATAACAGCGAACAAGCAGTCCTAGTCGAGCAGCGCGACCGGATTTTGATCATCACCATCAACCGGCCGCAGGCCCGCAACGCCGTGAACGCCGACGTCAGCCGAGGTCTCGCCGAGGCAATGGACCGCCTCGACGGCGACGCCGGACTCTCGGTGGGGGTGCTGACCGGAGCCGGGGGTTCGTTCTCCGCGGGGATGGATCTGAAGGCCTTCGCGCGCGGCGAGAACGTCGTGGTCGAGGGCCGCGGCATGGGCTTCACCGAAAAACCGCCCGCCAAGCCGTTGATCGCTGCGGTCGAGGGGTACTGCCTGGCCGGCGGATGCGAGTTGGCGTTGGCCACCGATCTGATCGTGGCGTCCAATGACTCGGCGTTCGGCATCCCCGAGGTCAAGCGCGGCCTGGTCGCCGGCGGTGGCGGACTGTTGCGGCTGCCGCAGCGCATTCCGCCGGCCGTTGCGATGGAATTGGCGTTGACCGGTGAGAACCTGCCCGCCACCCGCGCCAAGGAGCTTGGCCTGGTCAATGTGTTGGCCGAGCCGGGTCAAGCGCTCGACGCGGCGATTGCGCTGGCGGAGAAGATCACCGCGAATGGGCCGCTGGCCGTGGCCGCCACGAAGCGGATCATCGTCGAGTCGCGCAATTGGGGGTCTGACGAAATGTGGACCAACCAGATGAACATCCTGGCGCCCGTCTTCATGTCCAACGACGCCAAGGAGGGTGCGATCGCGTTCGCCGAGAAGCGCGCGCCCAAGTGGACAGGCACCTGA
- a CDS encoding arylamine N-acetyltransferase family protein, with product MTDLSDYFLRIGYAGPATPTHETLHALVAAHTGAIPFENLDPLMGIPVADLGRAALFDKLVARRRGGYCYEQNGVMGYALAELGFGVQRLGGRVVWMDSSGELPAMTHEALSVTVPGDDSPWLVDVGFGGQTLSSPIRLEVDTVQPTRHEPYRILSDGDGYVLQAQIRGDWQTLYMFTAQPRPRIDREVGSWYVSTYPRSTFVVGLSVALLTDDARWNLRGRNLAIHSGGATERIRFATAADVLDTLTDRFGIDLTDLGDRVDVEARVNAVLDS from the coding sequence ATGACCGATCTGTCCGACTACTTCCTTCGCATCGGCTACGCCGGGCCGGCGACGCCGACGCACGAGACGCTGCATGCGCTTGTCGCGGCCCACACCGGCGCGATCCCGTTCGAGAATCTCGATCCGTTGATGGGTATCCCCGTCGCCGATCTCGGCCGGGCCGCGTTGTTCGACAAGCTCGTGGCGCGGCGTCGCGGCGGCTACTGCTACGAGCAGAACGGCGTGATGGGATATGCGCTGGCGGAGTTGGGTTTCGGAGTGCAGCGACTCGGCGGGCGCGTGGTGTGGATGGACAGCTCGGGTGAATTGCCCGCGATGACGCACGAGGCGTTGTCGGTGACCGTGCCCGGTGACGACAGCCCGTGGCTCGTCGACGTCGGCTTCGGAGGACAGACCCTGTCGTCCCCCATTCGGCTCGAGGTCGACACCGTGCAGCCCACCCGGCATGAGCCGTACCGCATTCTCTCCGACGGAGATGGCTACGTGCTACAGGCGCAGATTCGCGGCGACTGGCAGACGCTGTACATGTTCACCGCGCAACCGCGCCCGCGTATCGACCGTGAAGTCGGAAGTTGGTATGTGTCAACGTATCCGCGGTCGACGTTCGTCGTCGGGCTGTCGGTTGCGCTGCTCACCGACGACGCCCGCTGGAATCTGCGTGGCCGCAACCTGGCTATTCACAGCGGCGGGGCCACCGAGCGCATCCGATTCGCAACCGCAGCCGACGTGCTCGACACCCTGACCGACAGGTTCGGGATCGACCTGACCGACCTCGGCGACCGGGTGGACGTCGAAGCACGCGTCAACGCGGTTCTGGACAGCTGA
- a CDS encoding helix-turn-helix domain-containing protein codes for MSLPGPRRPYSNIVSEPSHRDRLRELLDAVVDADNTDVPEMARSSYASEFHFSREVRRLTGESPAALRRRIMLERAAWRLHRGESVSAVAADEGWSSAEVFSRAFSRTFGTPPSRAAEIGFRLPAPNGLHFHPPHSLWLDSDEKSGETEQPDISRLMVAHDLADTAYLIDQATALSKEQWAGDISPAQQVLEWDGPEASVGAVLGALVWTKQVWLATIEGRDFPDRAATQPDTCTAERLADHHSDIAKRWSAMVSEYSAAGRLGDTVIDALCDPPESFQLFGIVAHVLTFSAHRRGLARAMLAHHGIRTGHGDPLEWMMKARER; via the coding sequence ATGTCCCTGCCAGGGCCGCGGCGACCATACTCGAACATCGTGAGCGAGCCATCCCACCGCGACCGACTGCGCGAGCTGCTCGACGCCGTCGTGGACGCCGACAACACCGACGTTCCGGAGATGGCGCGCAGCAGCTACGCGTCGGAGTTCCACTTCTCCCGGGAGGTGCGACGGCTGACGGGGGAGTCTCCGGCCGCGCTGCGGCGCCGCATCATGCTCGAGCGCGCGGCATGGCGTCTGCACCGGGGCGAGTCCGTATCGGCGGTGGCCGCCGACGAGGGCTGGTCGTCGGCCGAGGTGTTCTCCCGCGCGTTCAGCCGTACCTTCGGGACGCCGCCGTCGCGGGCGGCCGAGATCGGGTTCCGGCTGCCCGCGCCGAACGGACTGCACTTCCATCCCCCACACTCTCTCTGGCTCGACAGCGACGAAAAGTCCGGCGAGACCGAACAACCCGACATCTCGAGGTTGATGGTCGCTCACGACCTGGCCGACACCGCCTACCTCATCGATCAGGCGACCGCGCTGTCCAAAGAGCAGTGGGCAGGCGATATTTCGCCAGCACAGCAGGTGCTCGAATGGGACGGTCCCGAAGCCAGCGTCGGTGCGGTGCTCGGTGCCCTCGTGTGGACCAAGCAGGTGTGGCTGGCGACGATCGAAGGCCGAGATTTTCCCGACCGTGCGGCGACGCAGCCCGACACCTGCACGGCCGAACGGCTGGCCGATCATCACTCGGATATTGCAAAGCGCTGGAGCGCAATGGTTTCGGAGTACTCGGCGGCCGGGCGACTGGGCGATACGGTCATCGACGCGCTATGCGATCCACCGGAGTCGTTTCAGCTCTTCGGGATCGTCGCCCACGTGCTGACCTTCTCCGCGCACCGTCGCGGACTGGCCAGGGCCATGCTCGCCCACCACGGCATCCGCACCGGCCACGGCGACCCGCTCGAATGGATGATGAAGGCACGCGAAAGGTAA
- a CDS encoding acyl-CoA dehydrogenase family protein: protein MTKFDELCANDPELAELRSAIREFLVADREKFGWEPAIDSWLARWDGEFSARLADAGFVGLTIPTEYGGHGLGHLHRYVVTEELLAHGAPVAAHWFADRQFAPSLLSYGSDEQRREFLPVIAKGRLHAAIGMSEHDAGSDLAAVKTRADRVDGGWSLSGTKVWTSGAHLAQRIVVLARTSPLDPEHRHAGFSQFFVTLDSPGITIDPIVQMGGEHHFNEVTFDDVFVPDSDVLGSIGDGWRQVTSELGFERSGPERILSTVTLICDVIRALPDDADDGTAAAVGDLVARMISLRQLSISVARALAAGEDAATSAALVKDLGTRFEQDSVELVADLLDRVDDGGTPDARRLRALLDTARLHSPLFTLRGGTNEVLRGVVARGLDVR from the coding sequence GTGACCAAATTTGACGAACTGTGCGCCAATGACCCGGAGCTGGCCGAACTACGATCGGCCATCCGGGAGTTTCTCGTCGCCGACCGCGAGAAGTTCGGCTGGGAGCCCGCGATCGACTCCTGGCTGGCCAGGTGGGACGGCGAATTCTCCGCCCGGCTGGCCGACGCGGGCTTCGTCGGCCTGACCATCCCGACCGAGTACGGCGGACACGGGCTGGGGCACCTGCACCGCTATGTGGTGACCGAGGAGTTGCTGGCTCACGGCGCGCCCGTCGCCGCCCACTGGTTCGCCGATCGTCAGTTCGCCCCGTCGCTGCTGTCCTACGGCAGCGACGAGCAGCGTCGGGAGTTTCTGCCGGTCATCGCCAAGGGCCGGCTGCATGCGGCGATCGGGATGAGCGAGCACGACGCAGGTTCCGACCTGGCCGCGGTCAAGACACGCGCCGACCGGGTCGACGGCGGCTGGTCGCTGAGCGGCACCAAGGTGTGGACCAGCGGCGCACATCTCGCGCAGCGGATCGTCGTGCTGGCCCGCACCAGTCCGCTCGATCCCGAGCATCGGCACGCAGGGTTCAGCCAATTCTTCGTGACGCTGGACTCCCCGGGCATCACGATCGACCCGATCGTGCAAATGGGCGGAGAACATCACTTCAACGAGGTGACGTTCGACGACGTGTTCGTGCCCGATAGCGACGTGCTGGGTAGCATCGGCGACGGCTGGCGGCAGGTCACCTCCGAGCTCGGCTTCGAGCGCAGCGGACCCGAACGCATCCTGTCGACGGTCACCTTGATATGCGACGTCATCCGCGCTCTGCCCGACGATGCCGACGACGGCACCGCGGCGGCGGTAGGTGACCTCGTGGCCCGGATGATTTCGCTTCGGCAGCTGTCGATTTCGGTGGCGCGCGCGCTCGCCGCCGGTGAGGACGCGGCGACCAGCGCCGCCCTGGTGAAGGATCTGGGCACCCGATTCGAGCAGGACTCCGTCGAGTTGGTCGCCGATCTCCTCGACCGAGTGGACGACGGTGGAACCCCGGACGCCCGGCGCCTGCGTGCGTTGTTGGACACCGCTCGACTGCATTCGCCGTTGTTCACGCTGCGCGGCGGCACCAACGAGGTCCTGCGGGGTGTGGTGGCACGAGGATTGGATGTGCGGTGA
- a CDS encoding acyl-CoA dehydrogenase family protein translates to MNELKQLVADIGERALEARHGRPAYPDTFDEKLWRNLEETGLSRLTSTEDAGPAEAATLLTGLARSAAAVPIAETDLLAMFLVAKANVTVPETGPLTVALADADLRDGTVAGTAHDVLWADSTPVVVAAKTADGLYVGLVTAEPTATSHNLAGEPRGTFDFEFQAHDVLDAQVIDEFTRRGAWARCVQVIGALEAARDLTVRHTSERVQFGRPLSKFQAVQHSLAEMAGEIERARAATDLAVTAATDFGFDSAATDYAVTVAKVAVGRAVESVTRIAHQLHGAIGVTVEHRLWLFTTRARNWVADFGATTQYARRLGRIALAAEDPWQVVVSCPEPR, encoded by the coding sequence GTGAACGAACTTAAACAACTCGTCGCCGACATCGGTGAGCGCGCGTTGGAAGCCCGGCACGGTAGACCCGCGTACCCCGACACATTCGACGAGAAGCTGTGGCGCAACCTCGAAGAGACCGGGCTGAGCCGGTTGACGTCCACCGAGGACGCCGGGCCCGCGGAAGCGGCGACACTGCTCACGGGTCTGGCCCGGAGTGCGGCAGCGGTGCCGATCGCCGAAACCGACCTATTGGCAATGTTTCTCGTGGCCAAGGCCAACGTCACCGTCCCTGAGACCGGACCGCTGACCGTCGCGCTGGCAGATGCCGACTTGCGCGACGGCACCGTCGCGGGAACGGCACACGATGTGCTGTGGGCGGACTCGACGCCCGTGGTAGTCGCCGCCAAGACGGCCGACGGCCTGTACGTCGGACTGGTGACCGCTGAACCGACCGCGACGAGCCACAACCTCGCCGGCGAGCCACGCGGCACATTCGACTTCGAGTTCCAGGCGCACGACGTGCTCGACGCTCAGGTAATCGACGAGTTCACCCGCCGTGGTGCATGGGCTCGTTGCGTGCAGGTGATCGGCGCACTCGAAGCCGCCCGAGATCTCACGGTGAGGCATACCAGCGAGCGTGTTCAGTTCGGCCGTCCGCTGTCCAAGTTCCAGGCGGTGCAGCACTCCCTGGCCGAGATGGCGGGTGAGATCGAGCGTGCCCGAGCCGCCACCGATCTGGCCGTCACCGCCGCCACCGACTTCGGATTCGACAGCGCGGCAACCGATTACGCGGTGACAGTGGCCAAGGTCGCCGTCGGCCGCGCCGTCGAGTCGGTGACCAGGATCGCGCACCAGCTGCACGGCGCGATCGGCGTGACCGTCGAACACCGGCTGTGGCTGTTCACGACGCGGGCCCGCAATTGGGTCGCCGATTTCGGTGCGACAACGCAGTACGCGCGGCGACTCGGGCGGATTGCACTCGCCGCCGAGGACCCGTGGCAGGTCGTGGTCAGCTGTCCAGAACCGCGTTGA
- a CDS encoding WS/DGAT/MGAT family O-acyltransferase, with product MKRLSGWDAVLLYSETPTVHMHTLKLAVIDISELKGRQFGIDEFRQVIHGRLYKLEPFCYQLVDVPLKFHHPMWRENCEVDLEYHVRPYRIDSPGGRRQLDEAVGRIASTPLDRSRPLWEMYFIEGLANGRIAVLGKIHHALADGVASANLLARGMDLQQGSQADRDSYATDPPPTKGELLRTAFADHMRHIGRFPGVVAYTAKGLRRVRQSSRKLSPELTRPFTPPPSFMNHRVDAQRKFATATLSLADVKETAKHLNVTINDMVLAISAGALRQLSLKYDGQADHPLLASVPVSFDFSKDRISGNRFSGVMMVVPIELEDPLERVKAVHDAAVNAKETHHLMGPELVSMWSSYFPPAPAERLFHWLAEKDGQNKVLNIPISNVPGPREPGRVGGALVTEIYSVGPLTTGSGLNITVWSYVDQLNVSVLSDGATLLDPHELTDAMVDAFIEIRCAGGLSEKLTVIENAMS from the coding sequence GTGAAGAGACTCAGCGGGTGGGACGCCGTCCTGCTATACAGCGAGACGCCGACCGTGCACATGCACACCCTCAAGCTCGCGGTGATCGACATTTCCGAGCTGAAGGGCCGGCAGTTCGGCATCGATGAGTTCCGCCAAGTCATCCACGGTCGCCTCTACAAGCTCGAGCCCTTTTGCTATCAGCTCGTCGACGTCCCGCTCAAGTTCCACCACCCGATGTGGCGGGAGAACTGCGAGGTCGACCTCGAATACCACGTCCGCCCGTATCGGATCGACAGTCCCGGTGGCCGCCGTCAGCTCGACGAGGCGGTGGGGCGGATCGCCAGCACCCCGCTTGACCGCAGTCGGCCGCTGTGGGAGATGTACTTCATCGAAGGCCTCGCGAACGGCCGGATCGCGGTGCTGGGCAAGATCCATCACGCTCTCGCCGACGGTGTGGCGTCGGCGAACCTGTTGGCGCGCGGCATGGATCTGCAGCAGGGCTCGCAGGCCGACCGCGACTCGTATGCCACCGACCCGCCACCGACCAAGGGCGAGCTCCTGCGAACGGCCTTCGCCGACCATATGCGGCACATCGGCCGATTCCCGGGTGTGGTCGCGTACACGGCGAAAGGGCTTCGACGCGTGCGGCAGAGCTCGCGCAAGCTGTCGCCCGAGCTCACCCGCCCGTTCACCCCGCCGCCGTCGTTCATGAACCATCGCGTCGATGCGCAACGCAAGTTCGCGACGGCGACGCTGTCGCTGGCCGATGTGAAGGAAACCGCGAAGCACCTGAACGTCACGATCAACGACATGGTGCTCGCGATCTCGGCGGGCGCCCTGCGGCAGCTGTCACTGAAATACGACGGCCAGGCCGACCACCCGCTGTTGGCTTCTGTGCCAGTGAGTTTCGACTTCTCCAAAGACCGGATCTCGGGCAACCGGTTCAGCGGCGTCATGATGGTGGTGCCGATCGAACTCGAGGATCCGTTGGAGCGGGTGAAGGCCGTACATGACGCGGCGGTGAACGCCAAGGAAACCCATCACCTCATGGGCCCCGAACTCGTGAGCATGTGGTCGTCCTACTTCCCGCCGGCACCCGCGGAGCGGCTGTTCCACTGGCTGGCGGAGAAGGACGGCCAGAACAAGGTGCTCAACATCCCGATCTCGAATGTGCCTGGGCCGCGGGAGCCCGGTCGCGTCGGCGGCGCGCTGGTCACCGAGATCTACTCGGTCGGACCGCTCACCACCGGCAGCGGGCTGAACATCACGGTGTGGAGCTACGTCGACCAGCTCAATGTGTCGGTGCTCTCCGACGGTGCCACCCTGCTGGATCCGCACGAGCTGACCGACGCCATGGTCGACGCATTCATCGAAATTCGCTGTGCCGGTGGACTTTCCGAGAAGCTGACGGTGATCGAAAACGCTATGTCGTGA
- a CDS encoding lysophospholipid acyltransferase family protein — protein sequence MGIMRPFLKRYFRSETRGLENIPSGGALLVCNHSGGMLPMDVPILAADFYDHHGYDRPLYTLSHDMLSVGPTGDFFKKIGYISANHANADEALRSGGLVVVFPGGDYDVYRPTFTENVIDFGGRTGYVKAALNAGVPIVPAVGIGGQETQIFLTRGTWLAKRLGPIARLARTKIVPVSFGFPFGLSLVVPPNIPLPSKIVMKVLPAIDLTAEFGDDPDIDEIDAHVRHVMQRALDELASERRLPILG from the coding sequence ATGGGGATCATGCGGCCCTTCCTGAAGCGGTACTTCCGCTCGGAGACGCGAGGGCTCGAGAACATCCCGTCCGGCGGAGCGCTGCTGGTCTGCAACCACTCCGGTGGCATGCTGCCGATGGACGTTCCGATTCTGGCGGCCGACTTCTACGACCACCACGGCTACGACCGCCCTCTCTACACGCTGAGCCACGACATGCTGTCGGTTGGCCCAACGGGTGACTTCTTCAAAAAGATCGGTTACATCAGCGCCAACCACGCCAACGCCGATGAAGCGCTGCGGTCGGGCGGCCTGGTGGTGGTGTTCCCCGGCGGCGACTACGACGTATATCGGCCCACGTTCACCGAGAACGTGATCGACTTCGGCGGCCGCACCGGTTACGTGAAGGCCGCCCTGAACGCCGGGGTGCCGATCGTGCCCGCAGTGGGAATCGGTGGCCAAGAGACCCAGATCTTTCTCACGCGCGGGACCTGGCTGGCCAAGCGTCTGGGGCCCATCGCCCGTCTGGCGCGCACCAAGATCGTGCCGGTGTCCTTCGGTTTCCCGTTCGGGCTGTCCCTGGTGGTTCCGCCCAACATTCCGCTGCCGTCCAAGATCGTGATGAAGGTGCTGCCGGCTATCGACCTCACCGCCGAGTTCGGTGACGATCCCGACATCGACGAGATCGACGCGCATGTGCGGCACGTGATGCAGCGGGCGCTGGACGAACTGGCCAGCGAACGCCGGCTTCCGATACTGGGTTGA
- a CDS encoding alpha/beta hydrolase, whose product MSPQPDTRYPGPTIWTRARWLLNAGPSDYIMAMSVASASLPVIGKHLEPLGAATAMSVWGYRHLPDFLNATAKSLLSPGSGEQKRAERDSTQNVTATALRGIVNAKDLDIEWPAPEKVPPLWKMREQRRNVHRTSVQYGPRPSQLLDVWRRKDLPAEPAPVFIFVPGGAWVHGSRLLQGYALMSHLAELGWVCLSIDYRVAPHHTWPSHITDVKTAIAWARANVDKFGGDRNFVTIGGTSAGGHLAALAGLTPNDPEMQAELPAGSDTSVDAVVPIYGRYDWEDRSTVERVRFVDFLERVVVKRKLDKHRDVFRKASPIARVHSDAPPFLVIHGTGDSVIPVAQARSFVEQMRAVSQTVVGYVELPGAGHAFDMIDGARTGSMSTAIGLFLNQIHRSRSLIGAKKVI is encoded by the coding sequence ATGTCTCCTCAACCGGACACGCGGTACCCCGGACCGACGATCTGGACACGTGCCCGGTGGTTGCTGAACGCCGGGCCCTCGGACTACATCATGGCAATGAGCGTGGCGTCGGCGTCCCTGCCCGTCATCGGGAAACATCTTGAGCCTCTTGGCGCTGCCACCGCCATGAGTGTCTGGGGATACCGCCACCTCCCCGACTTCCTGAACGCGACGGCGAAGTCTTTGCTTAGCCCCGGCAGCGGTGAGCAAAAGCGCGCCGAGCGCGACAGCACCCAGAACGTCACCGCGACGGCGCTGCGCGGCATCGTCAACGCCAAGGATCTTGACATCGAATGGCCGGCACCCGAGAAAGTGCCCCCGCTGTGGAAGATGCGGGAGCAGCGCCGCAACGTCCACCGCACGTCAGTGCAATACGGTCCGCGGCCGTCTCAGCTTCTCGACGTGTGGCGCCGCAAGGATCTGCCCGCCGAACCCGCGCCCGTGTTCATCTTCGTGCCGGGCGGCGCTTGGGTACACGGCAGCCGGCTGCTGCAGGGTTATGCGCTCATGTCGCACCTGGCCGAACTCGGCTGGGTCTGCCTGTCCATCGACTATCGAGTGGCGCCACACCACACGTGGCCGTCGCACATCACCGACGTCAAGACGGCGATCGCGTGGGCGCGCGCCAACGTCGACAAATTCGGCGGCGACCGCAACTTCGTGACGATCGGCGGCACCTCGGCCGGCGGCCACCTGGCGGCGCTGGCCGGCCTGACCCCCAACGATCCGGAGATGCAGGCCGAACTTCCGGCGGGCTCCGACACCTCGGTAGACGCCGTCGTGCCGATCTACGGCCGTTACGACTGGGAGGACCGCTCCACTGTCGAACGGGTCAGGTTCGTCGATTTCCTGGAACGCGTCGTGGTCAAGCGCAAGCTCGACAAGCATCGCGACGTCTTCCGCAAGGCGTCGCCGATTGCCCGCGTGCACTCCGACGCACCTCCCTTCCTGGTCATCCACGGCACCGGCGACAGCGTCATCCCCGTCGCGCAGGCGCGCAGCTTCGTCGAGCAAATGCGCGCGGTGTCGCAAACGGTGGTGGGTTACGTCGAACTGCCGGGCGCGGGGCATGCGTTCGATATGATCGACGGCGCTCGCACGGGATCGATGTCGACCGCAATCGGGTTGTTCCTCAACCAGATTCACCGCAGCCGGTCGCTGATCGGGGCGAAGAAGGTCATCTAG
- a CDS encoding alpha/beta hydrolase — protein MSKRRYTVLRAVAELVNAANGVQPIAREGYPTIPVFAFGWPTSEMSPVYMGVSMLDALRRGIRGDFRGTSGRIALVLTAIAWALLYLIHRRNVASEPHFEEPLRRALGDDYEQIAAQSQPGRRRRANIGVWPTDLVRRRYVEKAGIVQYGPHARSNRADIWRRADLPRDAKAPVLLQVPGGAWAIGMRRPQSYALLSHMAERGWVCLSIDYRVSPKNTWPDHIVDVKRAIAWIKENIADYGGDPDFVAVTGGSAGGHLSSLAALTPNDPQWQPGFEDADTSVVAAVPIYGRYDWFTSHGSGRKEFIAFLQKFVVKKPFAQNRQTYLDASSIRRLRADAPPFFVLHGQDDSIIPVGEGREFASALREVSTSTVAYAEIPHAQHAFDFYYGSPRAHYTARAVEVFLSWVHAKRQAKTESAVPAITT, from the coding sequence ATGAGTAAGCGTCGCTATACGGTGCTGCGCGCGGTCGCAGAACTCGTCAACGCCGCCAACGGCGTACAACCCATCGCTCGCGAGGGTTACCCCACGATCCCGGTGTTCGCGTTCGGCTGGCCGACGTCGGAGATGTCACCGGTGTACATGGGCGTCTCGATGCTCGACGCGCTGCGCCGCGGCATTCGCGGCGACTTCCGCGGCACCTCGGGCCGAATCGCGTTGGTGTTGACGGCGATTGCGTGGGCTCTGCTCTACCTCATCCATCGTCGGAACGTGGCGTCAGAACCTCACTTCGAGGAACCACTGCGCAGGGCGCTCGGCGACGACTACGAACAGATCGCCGCCCAGTCGCAGCCGGGACGCCGGCGCCGCGCCAATATCGGCGTGTGGCCGACCGACCTGGTCCGCAGACGCTATGTCGAGAAGGCCGGCATTGTGCAGTACGGTCCGCACGCCCGGTCGAACCGCGCCGACATCTGGCGCCGTGCCGACCTGCCCCGCGACGCCAAGGCACCCGTGCTGCTGCAGGTGCCCGGCGGCGCGTGGGCGATCGGAATGCGGCGCCCGCAGTCGTATGCCCTGCTGAGCCATATGGCCGAACGCGGCTGGGTGTGCTTGTCGATCGACTACCGCGTCAGCCCCAAGAACACCTGGCCTGACCACATCGTCGACGTCAAGCGTGCCATCGCGTGGATCAAGGAGAACATCGCCGACTACGGTGGCGACCCGGATTTCGTTGCGGTGACCGGGGGTTCGGCCGGTGGCCACCTCTCCTCGCTGGCCGCGTTGACACCGAACGATCCGCAATGGCAGCCCGGATTCGAGGATGCCGACACCTCGGTCGTGGCCGCCGTGCCGATCTATGGCCGCTACGACTGGTTCACCTCCCACGGTTCCGGCCGCAAGGAGTTCATCGCGTTCCTGCAGAAGTTCGTGGTGAAGAAGCCGTTCGCGCAGAACAGGCAGACCTACCTCGACGCGTCCTCGATCAGGCGGCTACGCGCCGATGCGCCACCGTTTTTCGTCCTGCACGGTCAAGACGACTCCATCATCCCGGTGGGTGAGGGCCGTGAGTTCGCCTCGGCGTTGCGCGAGGTGTCGACATCCACCGTCGCCTATGCCGAGATCCCGCACGCGCAGCACGCGTTCGACTTCTACTATGGGTCGCCACGCGCGCACTACACGGCGCGGGCGGTGGAGGTGTTCCTCTCCTGGGTGCACGCCAAGCGCCAAGCCAAGACAGAGTCGGCTGTGCCGGCGATCACGACATAG
- a CDS encoding serine/threonine-protein kinase produces the protein MEGREMLAGRYEVRGLLGRGGMAEVYDGWDTRLSRPVAIKLLYPAFKADADARHRFETEAQAAASLNHPNIVAVHDCGDHDGTPFIVMERLPGRTLDDEIAAGPMAQHRVRAMLDDVLGALATAHAAGIVHRDIKPGNVLVTDDGGAMKVADFGIAKTAGAALTATGQIVGTMAYMSRERVKGAPASVADDLYAVGVMAHEALSGRRPYPQENPASLIRAILDDAPPPIEAVRPDVDADLAAVINRATGADGTRPRFGSALEMRAALSGAPHVQYSATPTAAKHRPSTKVLAQPLAPSANYVAPSANSAPSANYFVPSARRRPMSRGRKLLLAAAAFVALIVGTLALALDPSSTTQSPQPISTSATVPPTSPPTSSPPPPPPTSSVPVVDEPPAPKKPKGRGNGNGKKG, from the coding sequence ATGGAGGGCCGCGAAATGCTTGCGGGCCGATACGAGGTGCGGGGCCTGCTCGGCCGAGGCGGAATGGCCGAGGTCTACGACGGGTGGGATACCCGTCTGAGCAGACCAGTGGCCATAAAGCTGCTGTATCCCGCCTTTAAGGCCGACGCCGATGCGCGTCACAGATTCGAGACGGAGGCGCAGGCCGCCGCCTCGCTCAACCATCCCAACATCGTGGCGGTGCACGATTGCGGTGATCACGACGGGACACCGTTCATCGTGATGGAGCGGCTGCCGGGCCGCACACTGGATGACGAGATCGCGGCGGGCCCCATGGCGCAGCATCGGGTCCGGGCGATGCTCGACGACGTGTTGGGCGCGCTGGCGACCGCCCATGCAGCGGGAATTGTGCACCGCGACATCAAGCCCGGCAACGTCCTGGTCACCGATGACGGCGGCGCTATGAAGGTCGCCGACTTCGGCATCGCGAAGACGGCCGGTGCCGCGCTCACCGCAACCGGGCAGATCGTCGGAACGATGGCGTACATGAGCCGCGAGCGGGTCAAGGGTGCTCCCGCGTCGGTCGCCGACGACCTCTACGCGGTGGGCGTCATGGCACACGAAGCGCTCAGCGGGCGACGACCGTATCCCCAGGAGAACCCCGCGTCGCTGATCCGGGCCATATTGGACGATGCGCCCCCGCCGATCGAGGCGGTACGACCCGACGTCGACGCCGACCTGGCCGCGGTGATCAATCGCGCGACGGGCGCCGACGGCACCAGGCCCAGATTCGGCAGTGCCCTCGAGATGCGGGCCGCACTCTCGGGCGCTCCGCACGTGCAGTATTCGGCCACACCGACGGCAGCGAAACACCGGCCGTCAACCAAGGTGCTCGCACAACCGCTGGCTCCGTCGGCCAACTACGTGGCTCCATCGGCCAACTCGGCTCCGTCGGCCAATTACTTCGTGCCATCGGCTCGCCGTAGGCCCATGAGCCGGGGGCGGAAACTGCTGCTGGCGGCCGCCGCGTTCGTCGCGCTGATCGTCGGAACGCTCGCACTGGCACTCGATCCGTCGTCGACCACGCAATCTCCACAGCCGATCAGCACAAGCGCCACCGTTCCTCCGACGTCCCCCCCGACGAGTTCGCCGCCCCCGCCGCCGCCGACGAGCTCCGTTCCGGTAGTGGATGAGCCCCCGGCTCCGAAGAAACCGAAAGGCAGGGGGAACGGCAACGGCAAGAAGGGCTGA